A genome region from Desulfurella sp. includes the following:
- a CDS encoding branched-chain amino acid ABC transporter permease yields MQKGYTLFWLLPTLIALVIYPIITDNVMLRETIFLILLSITLSVSLNIILGYTGYVSFGHIVYYGIGAYFAFYLMYAYKVNLIASIVLGGLASALIAFVLGQAVLSLRGAIFAIATIGVNEAVKSLINNISFLGGAMGLYFDFSIYDNYGGALKAIWLSYYLMGILTILSVIAAYYIKKSKFGLGLFSIREDQDASSVLGIKTKLYKSLAYATSAFFPAIAGGIFAFKAGNIEPSGAFNLVKSIEMIVMVMLGGYGSVAGSALGALIYEKIKGMLLVMPYVKDLHLAVSGLILLIIVQFAPSGIVGFLTKYFKNLQKVLE; encoded by the coding sequence ATGCAAAAAGGCTATACTCTCTTTTGGCTTTTACCTACACTTATAGCGCTTGTAATTTACCCAATTATAACAGACAATGTAATGCTTAGAGAAACAATATTTTTAATTTTATTAAGCATCACGCTTTCTGTTAGTTTAAATATTATTTTGGGATATACCGGTTATGTAAGTTTTGGACACATTGTATACTATGGTATTGGCGCATATTTTGCATTTTACTTGATGTATGCATATAAAGTAAATCTTATAGCTTCAATTGTTTTAGGTGGGCTTGCTTCTGCTTTAATAGCATTTGTTTTAGGTCAGGCGGTTTTAAGCCTAAGGGGCGCAATTTTTGCTATTGCTACAATTGGTGTTAACGAAGCAGTAAAAAGTCTCATTAATAACATATCGTTTTTGGGTGGCGCAATGGGTTTGTATTTTGATTTTAGCATATATGATAACTACGGTGGAGCTTTAAAAGCTATCTGGTTATCCTACTACCTTATGGGTATTTTGACAATTTTAAGTGTAATTGCTGCATACTATATAAAAAAATCCAAATTTGGACTCGGCTTATTTTCTATAAGAGAAGATCAGGATGCAAGCTCGGTTCTTGGTATAAAAACAAAGCTTTACAAATCTTTAGCATACGCAACTTCGGCGTTTTTCCCCGCAATAGCTGGTGGCATCTTTGCTTTCAAAGCAGGAAATATTGAGCCATCTGGGGCCTTTAACCTTGTAAAATCAATTGAAATGATTGTGATGGTAATGCTTGGAGGCTATGGTAGCGTTGCTGGAAGCGCACTTGGTGCACTAATTTATGAAAAAATTAAAGGCATGTTACTTGTTATGCCTTATGTAAAAGATTTGCATCTTGCTGTTTCTGGTTTAATATTGCTTATTATTGTACAATTTGCTCCAAGCGGTATAGTAGGTTTTTTAACCAAATACTTTAAAAATTTACAGAAGGTACTTGAATGA